From Aurantimicrobium sp. INA4, one genomic window encodes:
- a CDS encoding cold shock domain-containing protein — translation MPTGKVKFYDEEKGFGFISTDDGQEVFLHVSALPEGVKVRPGTRLEFGIAEGKRGAQALSVRVLDAPAGREKLDRKPADDMAIIVEDLVKLLDGIGNNLKRGNYPDKAHSAKIAALLRRVADDFDV, via the coding sequence ATGCCAACCGGCAAAGTGAAGTTTTACGACGAGGAAAAAGGCTTCGGCTTTATCTCAACAGACGACGGTCAGGAAGTATTCCTGCACGTCTCCGCCCTGCCCGAAGGTGTGAAGGTTCGTCCCGGAACCCGCCTCGAGTTTGGTATTGCAGAGGGCAAGCGCGGTGCACAAGCACTGTCCGTTCGTGTACTCGATGCACCCGCAGGTCGCGAGAAGCTGGACCGTAAACCAGCTGACGACATGGCGATCATTGTGGAAGATTTGGTCAAGCTGCTGGACGGTATTGGCAACAACCTCAAGCGTGGAAACTACCCAGACAAGGCCCACAGCGCCAAGATTGCTGCGCTGCTGCGCCGCGTAGCAGATGACTTTGATGTCTAA
- a CDS encoding HAMP domain-containing sensor histidine kinase — protein MPFNLTDTWNAISLRTKVTGVTVLLLTIGLLVSGIGTMAMLKPALIGQLDTQLKAVEQDLSSVLQLSKTGTTQQTAPTDYYYAVYSASGILLEQNWSDKPAASRPDLPNGITVAQAGTLDGAIFPIKSENNRTLFHAIAVPVTFDDSTGTLGTVVVALSTASVDRLMTTYLSIFLGLGIAIVIVGALLTRFLVTTTFAPLRQVEETAVAIADGNLSLRLPASAPTNTEVGRLNRSLNIMLARIDRAFADRARTIDQMQRFVGDASHELRTPLVSVRGYAELYRMGALQTPEDVAQAMDRIEKEAIRMGALVEDLLELARMDESRPLEISTFDLLTVAQDAALDAGAFDPERTITVSGDSVEIQAEENKIRQVVTNLMGNALRFTPVGSPLELVVSHNEGAKNATISIVDHGEGIPKQLREKIFERFYRADNSRARETGGSGLGLAIVASIVKAHGGDIKVTATKGGGATFSVSLPLVHTPTEL, from the coding sequence ATGCCTTTCAATCTCACAGACACATGGAACGCCATCTCCTTGCGCACCAAGGTGACCGGCGTCACTGTGTTGTTGCTGACGATTGGATTGCTGGTTTCGGGCATCGGAACCATGGCCATGCTCAAGCCCGCCTTGATCGGACAGCTCGATACCCAGCTCAAGGCTGTGGAGCAGGATCTTTCCAGCGTGCTGCAGTTGAGCAAAACTGGCACAACCCAGCAGACAGCTCCCACGGACTACTACTACGCGGTCTATAGCGCCAGCGGAATACTGCTTGAACAAAACTGGTCAGATAAGCCCGCTGCCAGCCGTCCCGACCTCCCCAACGGCATCACTGTTGCTCAGGCGGGAACTCTTGACGGTGCCATCTTCCCCATCAAGTCTGAAAACAATCGCACCCTTTTTCATGCGATTGCCGTGCCCGTCACCTTCGATGATTCCACTGGAACACTCGGCACCGTAGTCGTTGCGCTGTCCACCGCAAGCGTGGACCGGCTGATGACTACCTATCTCTCCATCTTCTTGGGCCTCGGCATTGCCATCGTGATTGTGGGAGCATTGCTGACACGCTTCTTGGTCACCACAACCTTTGCCCCGCTGCGCCAAGTGGAAGAAACAGCTGTGGCGATTGCTGACGGCAACCTGAGTCTTCGTTTGCCTGCCAGTGCTCCCACCAACACCGAGGTGGGGCGACTGAACCGCTCTCTCAACATCATGCTTGCTCGCATTGACCGCGCCTTTGCTGATCGTGCACGCACGATTGATCAAATGCAGCGCTTCGTCGGTGACGCAAGCCATGAGCTACGCACTCCCCTGGTTTCTGTCCGCGGCTATGCCGAGCTTTATCGCATGGGTGCTCTCCAAACACCTGAGGATGTAGCTCAAGCCATGGACCGCATCGAGAAGGAAGCCATTCGCATGGGTGCCCTCGTTGAGGACCTCCTGGAACTAGCACGCATGGATGAGAGCCGTCCCCTCGAAATCAGCACCTTCGACCTCCTCACGGTTGCCCAGGATGCAGCATTGGATGCCGGAGCTTTTGATCCTGAGCGCACCATCACCGTCAGCGGTGACTCGGTCGAAATTCAAGCCGAAGAAAACAAGATTCGCCAGGTTGTCACCAACCTGATGGGTAATGCCTTGCGATTTACCCCAGTGGGCTCACCGCTGGAACTTGTTGTCTCTCACAACGAAGGGGCAAAAAACGCCACCATCTCCATCGTTGATCACGGTGAAGGAATCCCCAAGCAACTGCGCGAGAAAATCTTTGAACGCTTCTATCGTGCCGACAACTCTCGTGCGCGCGAGACAGGCGGTAGCGGTCTGGGTCTAGCCATCGTGGCCTCGATTGTGAAGGCTCATGGCGGAGACATCAAGGTCACCGCAACCAAGGGTGGCGGGGCAACCTTCTCTGTCAGTCTTCCTCTCGTCCACACCCCTACCGAGCTCTAA
- the groL gene encoding chaperonin GroEL (60 kDa chaperone family; promotes refolding of misfolded polypeptides especially under stressful conditions; forms two stacked rings of heptamers to form a barrel-shaped 14mer; ends can be capped by GroES; misfolded proteins enter the barrel where they are refolded when GroES binds) produces MAKLIAFDEEARRGLERGLNILADTVKVTLGPRGRNVVLEKKWGAPTITNDGVSIAKEIELDDPFEKIGAELVKEVAKKTDDVAGDGTTTATVLAQALVREGLRNVAAGADPISLKRGIEKAVAAVSEELINNAKEVETKEEIAATASISAADPEIGALIAEAIDKVGKEGVVTVEESNAFGTELELTEGMRFDKGYLSAYFVTDPERQEAVFEDPYILIVNSKVSNIKDLLPIVDKVIQTGKQLLIIAEDVDGEALATLVVNKIRGIFKSVAVKAPGFGDRRKAMLQDIAILTGGQVIAEEVGLKLENVELDMLGKARKVVITKDETTIVEGAGDADQIAGRVAQIRAEIDNTDSDYDREKLQERLAKLAGGVAVIKAGAATEVELKERKHRIEDAVRNAKAAVEEGIVPGGGVALIQAGKTAFEKLSLTGDEATGANIVRVAIEAPLRQIALNAGHEPGVVVDKVRSLNIGWGLNAATDEYVDLLSAGIIDPAKVTRSALQNAASIAALFLTTEAVVAEKPEKAAPPMGDPSGGMDF; encoded by the coding sequence ATGGCAAAACTAATTGCTTTTGATGAAGAGGCACGTCGCGGTCTAGAGCGCGGTCTGAACATCCTCGCTGACACCGTCAAGGTCACCCTTGGCCCACGTGGACGCAATGTCGTCCTCGAGAAGAAGTGGGGCGCCCCCACGATTACTAACGATGGTGTGTCCATCGCTAAGGAAATCGAACTGGACGACCCCTTCGAAAAGATCGGCGCTGAGCTGGTCAAGGAAGTTGCCAAGAAGACCGATGACGTTGCTGGTGACGGAACCACCACCGCAACCGTTCTCGCTCAGGCACTCGTTCGCGAAGGTCTTCGCAACGTTGCTGCTGGCGCAGACCCCATCTCGCTCAAGCGCGGTATCGAGAAGGCTGTTGCAGCTGTATCTGAGGAACTGATCAACAACGCTAAAGAGGTTGAGACCAAGGAAGAGATCGCTGCAACTGCTTCTATCTCTGCAGCTGACCCCGAGATCGGTGCACTGATCGCTGAAGCTATCGACAAGGTTGGTAAGGAAGGTGTGGTCACCGTTGAGGAGTCCAACGCTTTCGGAACCGAGCTCGAGCTCACCGAAGGTATGCGCTTCGACAAGGGTTACCTCTCCGCATACTTCGTCACTGACCCAGAGCGTCAGGAAGCAGTCTTCGAAGACCCCTACATCCTGATTGTCAACAGCAAGGTTTCTAACATCAAGGACCTGCTGCCCATCGTGGACAAAGTTATTCAGACTGGTAAGCAGCTGCTCATCATCGCTGAAGACGTTGACGGTGAAGCGCTGGCAACTCTGGTTGTCAACAAGATCCGTGGCATCTTCAAGTCTGTAGCTGTCAAGGCTCCAGGCTTCGGTGACCGCCGCAAGGCCATGCTTCAGGACATCGCTATCCTCACCGGTGGTCAGGTTATTGCTGAAGAGGTCGGTCTCAAGCTCGAGAACGTTGAACTCGACATGCTGGGTAAGGCTCGCAAGGTTGTTATCACCAAGGACGAGACCACCATCGTTGAGGGTGCTGGCGACGCAGACCAGATTGCTGGCCGCGTAGCTCAGATCCGTGCCGAGATTGACAACACTGACTCCGACTACGACCGCGAGAAGCTCCAGGAGCGCCTGGCTAAGCTCGCCGGTGGTGTTGCAGTGATCAAGGCAGGTGCTGCTACTGAGGTTGAACTCAAGGAGCGCAAGCACCGCATTGAGGACGCTGTCCGCAACGCGAAGGCTGCTGTTGAAGAGGGCATCGTCCCCGGTGGTGGTGTTGCACTGATCCAGGCTGGCAAGACTGCTTTCGAGAAGCTCTCGCTGACTGGTGACGAAGCAACCGGTGCGAACATTGTTCGCGTCGCTATCGAAGCACCTCTTCGCCAGATTGCTCTCAACGCAGGACACGAGCCCGGCGTTGTCGTCGACAAGGTTCGTTCACTCAACATCGGCTGGGGCCTCAACGCCGCAACCGACGAGTACGTTGACCTGCTCTCTGCTGGCATCATCGACCCTGCGAAGGTAACCCGCTCTGCTCTGCAGAACGCCGCATCTATCGCAGCACTGTTCCTCACCACTGAGGCAGTAGTCGCTGAGAAGCCAGAGAAGGCTGCTCCACCTATGGGTGACCCCTCCGGTGGAATGGACTTCTAA
- a CDS encoding helicase-associated domain-containing protein: MSSSLTLSKSLRALDDQQLQQLLSWRLSSVSGLKDYFDVADALLGDESLQRALQRIPVTLLQELREISHSPRPASAELSAVLKSELLGDEETMVYPEVAQAVNNLPEFPTTPVPPSPTQQLEPVKAAAAIEQALAITSSLEDVIASLESHPVKQLARGGLSAQDQQRLSSLLPPQVSNPLSLLALSNKAGLVAVVSNWWIPGQAVETWQQTPLAGKWVSMASGWSRSLSPQLREALHANGDWGRPLADWVTATYPLGHQWLESEMQAAVEHAQLLGLEVQGIVTEIGRAVVTGDLIDAEQAVSALIPPYATHVFVQHDFTVIAPSPLTPEDEQFMRQLCVVESRGIASTYRITSHGVNALLSQGISAAEIVKRLSALAATDIPQAVSYFITDLGERFGSITVSQGVSGAVVTAIDPLVLRTIAADRALTALSLRRAYENTLVCTHSTEVVLNALLEAKYSAQLVDKAGNIVSSRPVRTPPEILPDAPSATTVLIERLRGSREAGTTDDATWIARQLDLAVRNKSILIVSVSMPDGEREFTIEPKGFSNGRLRCLDRTTEVERTLPASHITSVRMA, translated from the coding sequence GTGTCTTCTTCTCTCACTCTCTCCAAAAGCCTGCGTGCGTTGGATGATCAGCAGCTTCAGCAATTACTGAGCTGGCGACTCAGTTCTGTTTCTGGGCTCAAGGACTACTTCGACGTTGCTGACGCGCTGCTGGGCGACGAGTCGCTGCAGCGCGCTTTGCAACGCATCCCGGTGACGTTGTTGCAGGAACTTCGTGAGATCTCTCACAGTCCTCGCCCTGCTTCAGCAGAGCTGTCTGCAGTGTTGAAGTCAGAACTTCTTGGTGATGAAGAAACGATGGTGTATCCCGAGGTTGCTCAGGCTGTGAACAACCTTCCAGAGTTCCCCACAACCCCTGTTCCTCCCTCCCCCACACAACAACTCGAGCCCGTCAAAGCTGCAGCAGCTATTGAGCAGGCTCTGGCTATTACGTCCTCGCTGGAAGATGTGATTGCCAGCTTGGAATCTCACCCCGTCAAGCAACTTGCCCGTGGTGGCCTCAGCGCACAGGATCAACAACGCCTGTCTTCGCTGCTTCCTCCGCAGGTGAGCAACCCTCTGTCTCTTCTCGCGCTGAGCAACAAGGCAGGACTCGTTGCCGTCGTCTCAAACTGGTGGATACCCGGTCAGGCAGTGGAAACATGGCAACAAACACCTTTGGCTGGCAAATGGGTCAGTATGGCATCAGGTTGGTCTCGATCTTTATCGCCTCAACTGCGTGAAGCACTTCACGCCAACGGTGACTGGGGACGCCCCCTCGCAGACTGGGTTACAGCAACCTATCCGTTGGGTCACCAGTGGCTCGAAAGCGAGATGCAGGCGGCAGTGGAACATGCTCAGCTGCTGGGTCTTGAGGTGCAGGGCATCGTCACCGAGATTGGCCGTGCTGTGGTCACCGGTGACCTCATTGATGCCGAGCAAGCTGTCTCGGCGCTCATTCCTCCCTATGCCACACATGTCTTCGTGCAGCATGACTTCACGGTGATTGCTCCTAGTCCCCTGACTCCTGAAGATGAGCAGTTCATGAGGCAACTCTGTGTTGTGGAGTCGCGCGGCATTGCCAGCACCTACCGCATCACTTCTCACGGAGTGAATGCTCTGCTTTCTCAGGGCATCAGCGCTGCAGAGATAGTCAAGCGTCTCAGCGCCCTCGCCGCGACAGACATTCCCCAAGCTGTGAGCTACTTCATCACCGACCTCGGTGAGCGTTTTGGATCCATCACCGTTAGCCAAGGTGTATCTGGCGCGGTCGTCACCGCAATCGACCCGTTGGTGCTGCGCACCATCGCAGCCGATCGCGCACTGACTGCTCTGTCCTTGCGCCGAGCTTATGAGAACACCTTGGTGTGTACGCACTCTACTGAGGTGGTGCTCAATGCTTTGCTGGAAGCAAAGTATTCGGCACAACTGGTCGACAAGGCCGGAAACATTGTTTCTTCACGACCTGTGCGCACACCACCTGAGATTCTGCCCGACGCACCCTCTGCCACCACTGTTTTGATTGAGCGTCTGCGTGGAAGCCGCGAAGCTGGCACCACCGATGATGCCACCTGGATTGCGCGTCAGCTTGATCTTGCTGTGCGCAACAAGAGCATTCTGATTGTGAGCGTCAGCATGCCCGATGGCGAACGTGAGTTCACCATCGAGCCCAAAGGCTTCTCCAATGGACGCCTGCGCTGTCTGGATCGAACCACCGAGGTGGAGAGAACACTTCCTGCAAGCCACATCACCTCTGTTCGCATGGCCTAG
- a CDS encoding response regulator transcription factor has translation MENPKILIVDDEPNIRDLLTTSLRFSGFNVQAVGNGAAAISAVLAEEPDLIVLDVMLPDMNGFSVTKRLRSSGYTAPILFLTAKDDTQDKITGLTVGGDDYVTKPFSLDEIVARIKAILRRTMQADEEALIRAGEITMDQDTHEVVVNDSVVELSPTEFKLLRYLMLNPNRVLSKAQILDHVWEYDFNGDAGIVESYVSYLRRKLDAVSTEPLIATKRGFGYMLKVAKAS, from the coding sequence ATGGAAAATCCAAAAATCCTCATAGTTGATGACGAACCCAACATTCGCGACCTGCTGACCACCAGCCTTCGCTTCTCCGGGTTCAACGTTCAGGCAGTCGGAAACGGTGCCGCAGCGATTTCTGCAGTGCTTGCAGAAGAACCTGACCTCATCGTCCTCGACGTCATGCTCCCAGACATGAACGGTTTTTCTGTGACCAAGCGTTTGCGCTCCTCCGGATACACCGCACCGATTCTTTTCCTCACCGCCAAGGATGACACCCAAGACAAGATCACAGGTCTGACCGTCGGAGGTGACGACTACGTCACGAAGCCGTTTAGCCTCGACGAGATTGTGGCCCGTATCAAAGCGATTCTGCGTCGCACCATGCAAGCAGATGAAGAAGCACTCATTCGTGCAGGTGAGATCACCATGGATCAGGACACTCACGAAGTCGTTGTCAACGACAGCGTGGTGGAACTGAGCCCCACCGAGTTCAAGCTGCTGCGTTACCTCATGCTCAACCCCAACCGCGTGCTGAGCAAAGCACAAATCCTTGACCACGTGTGGGAATACGACTTCAACGGTGATGCAGGAATTGTGGAGTCTTATGTCTCCTACCTGCGTCGCAAGCTTGATGCCGTCTCCACCGAGCCACTGATTGCCACCAAGCGTGGCTTCGGTTACATGCTCAAGGTTGCCAAAGCTTCCTAA
- a CDS encoding metal-dependent transcriptional regulator — protein sequence MTDLIDTTEMYLRTILELEEENIVPMRARISERVGHSGPTVSQTVARMERDGLVLVSDDRHLELTDEGRSKAVHVMRKHRLAERLLSDIIGLEWEYVHDEACRWEHVMSDKVERRILEMLGNPTQSPYGNPIPGLDELGLTPAEGFLDGVANLLDLLQASGEESTGVVRRLGEPAQINPELLHEFAEAGLIPGSTIFFTRDGDRVRVRAEGYTGSLDLPLDVAVHVFVEHSL from the coding sequence ATGACGGATCTGATCGACACCACCGAGATGTATCTGCGCACCATCCTCGAACTCGAGGAAGAGAACATTGTTCCCATGCGTGCGCGCATCTCTGAGCGCGTGGGCCATTCTGGCCCCACTGTGTCTCAGACCGTGGCACGCATGGAGCGTGACGGTTTAGTGCTCGTCTCTGATGATCGTCATCTTGAGCTCACCGATGAGGGGCGCTCAAAGGCTGTGCATGTGATGCGCAAGCACCGCCTTGCGGAACGTTTGCTCAGCGACATTATTGGCCTGGAGTGGGAATACGTTCACGACGAAGCCTGCCGCTGGGAACACGTGATGAGCGACAAGGTGGAGCGCCGCATTCTGGAGATGCTGGGCAACCCAACCCAATCTCCCTACGGCAACCCCATCCCAGGTTTGGATGAGTTAGGTCTCACTCCTGCTGAAGGCTTCCTCGATGGCGTAGCTAATCTCTTGGATCTGCTGCAAGCCTCGGGAGAAGAAAGCACCGGTGTCGTTCGACGCTTGGGTGAACCTGCACAAATCAACCCTGAGTTGCTTCACGAGTTTGCTGAGGCAGGGTTGATTCCTGGCTCCACAATCTTCTTCACTCGTGACGGTGATCGGGTCCGTGTCCGGGCTGAGGGTTACACGGGTTCACTCGATTTACCCCTAGATGTTGCGGTTCACGTTTTCGTCGAACACAGCCTGTAG
- a CDS encoding DUF3027 domain-containing protein: MSKAFPQLTALHQTLALAALHEITTPESIGELEVETIDHDGIATLQYACKLDGYPNWRWNVSLATLEGEDPTVMEAELLPAEGALVAPEWIPWSVRLAEFLEAQKQAAAAGIELDEELPEGLLDLAEGALDGTVLDDELEDLNDSDHGEDDEDDDLDEDDDDLDEDDLDEDDEDDEDDDEEDLVSAPTHGGDIDGVDIDDLDDSANAEHED; this comes from the coding sequence ATGTCTAAAGCTTTCCCTCAACTCACCGCGCTGCACCAAACCCTGGCTCTTGCCGCGCTGCATGAAATTACCACCCCAGAAAGCATTGGCGAACTTGAGGTGGAAACCATCGACCACGATGGCATTGCCACGCTGCAATACGCCTGCAAGCTTGATGGCTATCCCAACTGGCGTTGGAATGTGAGCCTGGCCACACTCGAAGGTGAAGACCCCACGGTGATGGAAGCAGAGCTTTTGCCTGCCGAGGGTGCACTTGTTGCCCCCGAGTGGATTCCATGGTCTGTGCGCCTTGCTGAATTCTTGGAAGCACAGAAGCAGGCTGCTGCTGCAGGTATTGAACTGGATGAGGAGCTCCCTGAAGGGCTGCTCGATCTGGCCGAGGGTGCGCTTGATGGCACTGTCCTCGATGACGAACTGGAAGATCTCAACGACAGTGATCACGGTGAGGATGACGAGGATGACGATCTTGACGAGGACGATGACGACCTCGATGAGGACGACCTCGACGAAGATGACGAAGACGATGAGGATGATGACGAGGAAGACCTCGTCTCAGCTCCCACCCACGGTGGAGATATCGACGGAGTCGATATTGATGACCTCGATGACAGCGCGAACGCTGAGCACGAGGACTAG
- a CDS encoding DNA repair helicase XPB produces MPEGPLIVQSDRSVLLEVAHPQAADARHDLAVFAELERAPEHIHTYRITRLGLWNARAAGHTAEEILGTLEKYSKYAIPATVSIDIEETVNRYGRLTIERDAEGVLILRGTDNAVLGEVSRSKKVSDLLVGRREDGSYEVAAWARGQLKQELLKLGWPAEDNAGYKPGAHHDIDLATNGWALRHYQEKAVSNFLEGGSGVVVLPCGAGKTLVGAGAMAATKTDTLILVTNTVSARQWRDELLKRTSLTPDEIGEYSGATKEIKPVTIATYQILTAKRGGEFAHLALLDALDWGLVIYDEVHLLPAPVFKLTAELQARRRLGLTATLVREDGRESDVFSLIGPKRFDAPWKEIEQEGFISPAECKEIRIDLDPEERLIYAAASDAERYRLAATSPRKIEIAKKLIAAHPGERVLVIGQYLDQLAELGDALGVPEITGSTPVDERERLFNAFRDGTEPVLVVSKVANFSVDLPEASVAIQVSGAFGSRQEEAQRLGRLLRPKKSGFTATFYTLVARDTVDQDYALNRQRFLAEQGYSYEIIDGHTI; encoded by the coding sequence ATGCCCGAAGGACCGCTCATTGTTCAAAGCGACCGTTCCGTTTTACTGGAAGTCGCTCACCCGCAGGCCGCAGATGCCCGCCATGACCTAGCTGTCTTTGCCGAGCTTGAACGTGCTCCCGAGCACATCCACACCTATCGCATTACCCGTTTGGGGCTGTGGAATGCGCGTGCTGCTGGGCACACCGCAGAAGAAATTTTGGGAACTCTCGAGAAGTATTCGAAGTATGCAATCCCGGCCACTGTCTCGATTGATATCGAGGAGACCGTCAATCGTTATGGTCGCCTCACGATAGAACGCGATGCTGAGGGTGTGCTCATTCTTCGTGGCACAGACAATGCTGTGCTGGGTGAAGTATCGCGATCGAAGAAGGTCTCCGACTTGCTGGTGGGTCGCCGCGAGGATGGCAGCTACGAAGTAGCTGCCTGGGCTCGAGGACAACTCAAGCAGGAACTTCTCAAGCTGGGGTGGCCGGCTGAAGATAATGCCGGATACAAGCCCGGTGCTCACCATGACATCGATCTCGCCACAAATGGGTGGGCACTGCGTCACTACCAAGAGAAGGCCGTGTCCAACTTCCTTGAGGGCGGTTCCGGTGTTGTCGTGCTGCCCTGTGGTGCGGGAAAGACCTTGGTTGGTGCCGGCGCGATGGCTGCCACAAAGACAGACACGTTGATTCTGGTCACCAATACTGTTTCAGCTCGCCAGTGGCGGGATGAACTTCTCAAGCGCACCTCACTAACGCCTGATGAAATTGGCGAGTACTCCGGTGCAACCAAAGAGATCAAACCGGTCACCATCGCGACCTATCAAATCCTCACCGCTAAGCGCGGTGGAGAATTTGCGCACCTGGCTCTGCTGGATGCGCTCGACTGGGGTCTAGTGATCTATGACGAGGTTCACCTTCTGCCAGCGCCGGTGTTCAAGCTGACGGCGGAGCTGCAAGCTCGACGCCGTCTGGGCTTGACGGCGACGCTGGTGCGCGAGGACGGCCGTGAATCAGACGTGTTTAGCCTGATTGGTCCCAAACGTTTTGATGCGCCCTGGAAAGAAATTGAGCAAGAAGGTTTCATTTCTCCAGCCGAGTGTAAAGAGATTCGCATTGACCTCGATCCCGAGGAGCGCTTGATCTATGCCGCAGCTAGTGATGCTGAGCGTTACCGCCTGGCCGCAACATCTCCGCGCAAGATTGAGATTGCAAAGAAACTCATTGCTGCCCACCCCGGTGAGCGTGTGCTCGTGATTGGTCAATATCTGGACCAGCTCGCTGAGCTTGGGGATGCCTTGGGGGTTCCCGAGATTACTGGTTCAACTCCGGTTGATGAGCGTGAACGCCTATTCAATGCGTTCCGTGATGGTACTGAGCCTGTCTTGGTGGTCAGCAAGGTGGCGAACTTCTCGGTGGACCTTCCTGAGGCCAGTGTGGCTATTCAGGTTTCAGGTGCTTTTGGCTCACGCCAAGAGGAAGCTCAACGCTTGGGTCGCCTGTTGCGCCCCAAGAAGAGTGGTTTCACCGCGACCTTCTACACCTTGGTTGCCAGAGACACAGTCGATCAGGATTACGCGCTGAACCGTCAACGTTTCTTGGCTGAGCAAGGGTATTCCTACGAAATTATTGACGGTCACACCATCTAA
- the serC gene encoding phosphoserine transaminase: MAEITIPSELLPVDGRFGCGPSKVRPEQVAALAGRGAELLGTSHRQAPIKNMVGRVRSGLSELFNLPDGYEVLLGNGGSTAFWDAAAFSLIEKQSQNMVCGEFGGKFAAAAKAPWLTAPQVIEAPAGSRAEPQASAGIDVYAWAHNETSTGVVSPVTRVHGDADALTVVDATSAAGGIKIDAAETDVYYFAPQKNFASDGGLWFALFSPAAIERVERIAASDRYIPEFLSLKNAIDNSRLEQTLNTPAVATLVLLEEQIDWMNASGGLDWADARTKESSNLLYNWADRVDYATPFVSNPEHRSQVVVTIDFTNDVDAAAVAKILRANGIVDTEPYRKLGRNQLRVATFTAIEPSDVAALISSIEYVVERL, translated from the coding sequence ATGGCAGAGATCACCATCCCCAGCGAACTTCTTCCCGTTGACGGCCGTTTCGGCTGCGGACCATCCAAGGTTCGCCCTGAGCAGGTGGCAGCTCTTGCTGGCCGTGGTGCAGAGCTTCTGGGTACCAGCCACCGCCAAGCACCCATCAAGAACATGGTTGGTCGCGTTCGCTCGGGACTGTCTGAGCTGTTCAATCTGCCCGACGGCTATGAAGTTTTGCTCGGTAACGGTGGTTCCACCGCGTTCTGGGATGCTGCTGCGTTTTCTCTCATCGAAAAGCAGAGCCAAAACATGGTTTGTGGAGAGTTTGGTGGCAAGTTCGCGGCAGCAGCTAAAGCTCCGTGGCTAACCGCCCCACAGGTGATTGAAGCACCAGCTGGCTCACGTGCTGAACCACAGGCCTCAGCAGGAATAGATGTCTACGCCTGGGCACACAATGAAACCTCAACCGGTGTGGTGTCTCCGGTGACTCGCGTTCACGGCGATGCGGACGCCCTCACCGTGGTGGACGCCACCAGCGCAGCCGGCGGCATCAAGATTGATGCAGCCGAAACAGATGTCTACTACTTTGCTCCGCAGAAAAACTTTGCTTCTGATGGCGGCCTCTGGTTTGCCCTGTTCTCCCCCGCCGCCATTGAACGGGTTGAGCGCATTGCTGCTAGTGACCGTTACATCCCTGAGTTCTTGAGCCTGAAGAACGCTATCGATAACTCCCGCCTCGAGCAGACCCTCAATACTCCTGCGGTGGCAACCTTGGTGTTGCTCGAAGAGCAAATCGACTGGATGAATGCTTCCGGTGGTTTGGACTGGGCAGATGCGCGCACCAAAGAATCTTCAAACCTGCTCTACAACTGGGCTGACCGCGTTGACTACGCGACCCCATTTGTTTCGAACCCTGAGCACCGTTCTCAAGTTGTTGTCACGATTGACTTCACCAATGACGTTGACGCTGCTGCTGTCGCCAAGATTCTTCGCGCTAACGGAATTGTTGACACCGAGCCTTATCGCAAGCTTGGCCGCAACCAATTGCGTGTGGCAACGTTCACAGCAATTGAACCTAGCGATGTCGCGGCGTTGATTAGCTCCATCGAATACGTCGTCGAGCGTCTCTAG
- a CDS encoding WXG100 family type VII secretion target, with translation MPMFHVDSDAVSTASAQAQQSIARIQSEVTALHAQLTNLQSSWSGSAATAFQAVVSEWRSTAARVDENLSSINHALSLAAQHYMDIELATARMFRG, from the coding sequence ATGCCTATGTTTCACGTCGACAGCGATGCTGTCAGTACCGCGAGCGCCCAAGCCCAACAATCCATAGCCCGCATTCAGTCCGAGGTCACAGCTTTGCACGCACAGCTCACCAACCTGCAAAGCTCCTGGAGTGGTTCGGCTGCCACAGCTTTTCAAGCGGTGGTCTCAGAATGGCGATCAACGGCTGCACGGGTCGATGAGAACCTCAGCTCCATCAATCACGCACTTTCCCTCGCCGCGCAGCACTATATGGACATTGAGCTCGCTACTGCGCGAATGTTTCGCGGCTAG